The nucleotide sequence GGCGAAGTATTCGCTGCTGCATGCCGTCAGCATCCCGTCGAAGGGAGGCAATACGGAGTACGCCGACATGCGAGCCGGGTACGATGCACTCGACGCCGAGACCAAGGCCGAGGTGGAGGAGCTGGTCTGCGAGCACTCCCAGCTCTTCTCGCGCAGCATCCTCGGCTTCACCGACTTCACCGAGGAGGAGCGCGAGCGCTTCAAGCCGGTGCGCCAGTGCCTGGTCCGGACACACCCGGTGACGAAGCGCCGGTCGCTCTACCTCGCCTCGCATGCGGGCGGCATCCTCGGCTGGCCGGTGCCCGAGGCGCGTGCCTTCCTGCGTGACCTCGTCGAGCACGCCACGCAGCGGCAATTCGTCTACGCCCACAGGTGGCGGGTCAACGACCTCGTGATGTGGGACAACCGGCAGACGATGCACCGCGCGCGACCCTTCCCGGCGCACGAGCCGCGCGACATGCGGCGCACCACGCTTGCCGGAGACGGGCCGACCGCGGCCCAGGCCGCCGCCTGATCTGCAGCGCGTCTAGGTCTTGATCCCGAGGAGCTTCGCCGCGGTCCCGCCCAGCATGGCGACGCGGTCGGCGTCGGACAACCCAGGCGTGGCGAGGATGAGATCCACGGAGGTCTTCGTCCACGGGTACGGATAGTCAGTGCCCATGACGACCTGGCCCGGTCCCGTTTCGGCGACCAGGTGTCGCATCCCCTCCGGTGTGAAGATGATGTTGTCGTAGTAGAGCTGCCGGATATACTCCGTCGGCTTCTTCGCCAGCGTCCTGGTGCAGCGATCCGGGAAGGTGAGGCAGCCCTGGTCGGAGCGCCCCGCGTAGGACGGCAGGAAGCCCCCGCCATGCGCCGCGCAGATCTTGAGCCCGGGGAAACGGTCGAGCGTGCCCTCGAAGATCAGGTGCGAGAGCGCGATGGTGGTCTCGAGCGGATTGCCGATGACATTGTCCAGCAGGCCATTGCCCTTGAAGCGGGTGGTCGCGTTCAGCTCGGCCGTGCCCTGTGGGTGAATGAAGACCAGCACGCCGAGCTGCTCGGCCTTGGCCCAGAACGGGTGGTACTTCGGGTCGGACAGCTCCTCGCCGTTGACGCTGCCGCCGATGGCCGCGCCACGCAGTCCGTACTTCTTGACCCCCTGCTCGAGCTGCTCGGCGGCGAGGTCCGGATGCTGCAGCGCCACCGTGGCGAAGGCCACGAAGCGCTCCGGGTTCGCCGCGCAGGCTTCGGCCAGCTTCTCGTTCTGGATCGTGATGAGCTGGCGCGCCACGTCGCGGTCCGCCTTGTACCAGTACGGGTTGATGCTCAGCGCCTCCACGTCGATGCCCTGCTCGTCCATCGCGCGGAGGCGGTCCGCCGCCTGCGACATGACCAGCACATTCGGCAGGTTCGGCGCACCCGTCACCTTCAGCCCCATCAGGGCCATCGCTTCGGGGACCGCGCAATGGGCGTGCACGTCGACCGTCTTCACCCGCTTGCCATTGACCACGACCTCACGGCGCCGCGGCTGCGCCTCCGCGCCTCCCGCTCCGCCCTGCAGCCCGCATGTGACGAAGGCGATCCCGGCGACTGCGCCCGCAGCATCCTCGATGAAGTCCCTGCGCGTCATCGCGTCCTCCTGAGTTTAGGGTTTGCCAGCGAGAGCACAGATTCTATACCGCCGGCGGGTCAAGGGAAACAGCCGCGCCGCGCTTGACACTGGGGCTCCGCGCAGGCTATCTGAGGAGTCTATGTCGGACAGGCCGGAGCAACGTCGGACGGTAGACGCGGTCATCGTCGGCGCCGGGTTCGCGGGGCTCTACATGCTCCACCGCCTGCGCGGGCTCGGGCTCTCGGTGCGGGTCTACGAGGCGGGCAAGGGCATCGGCGGCACCTGGTACTGGAACCGCTACCCGGGCGCGCGCTGCGACGTCGAGAGCATGGACTACTCCTACTCGTTCTCGGACGAGCTCCAGCAGGAATGGCGCTGGACGGAGCGGTACGCCTCCCAGCCGGAAATCCTGAAGTACATCAATCACGTCGCGGACCGGTTCGACCTGCGCCGGGACATCACGCTCGCGACCCGCGTGACCGCCGCCGTCTTCGACGAAGCGACGAACCGGTGGGACATCCAGACGGACGGCGGCGAGCGGGTCTCTGCGCGGTTCTGCATCATGGCGACAGGCTGTCTCTCCACGGCGCAGGTGCCCAGCTACAAGGGCCTCGAGACCTTCGAGGGCCTCTGGTACCACACCGGCAACTGGCCGCACGAAGGCGTGGACTTCACCGGCCGGCGGATCGGCGTCATCGGTACGGGCTCCTCCGCCATCCAGTCCATCCCGATCATCGCCCAGCAGGCGGCCCATCTCTACGTCTTCCAGCGGACCCCGAACTTTAGCGTCCCCGCGCACAATGCCCCGCTGGACCCGGAATAC is from Candidatus Methylomirabilota bacterium and encodes:
- a CDS encoding TauD/TfdA family dioxygenase — translated: MPITMRQVGPCFAAEVDGIDMTRPLSAEQVDAIHAGMDRYAVLVFHDQQINDEQQLAFTRSLGEIEHAIGTGLRGPEAQRLPTTFADVSNLDKDNKVFARDDRPRLFGLGNRLWHSDSSFKVVPAKYSLLHAVSIPSKGGNTEYADMRAGYDALDAETKAEVEELVCEHSQLFSRSILGFTDFTEEERERFKPVRQCLVRTHPVTKRRSLYLASHAGGILGWPVPEARAFLRDLVEHATQRQFVYAHRWRVNDLVMWDNRQTMHRARPFPAHEPRDMRRTTLAGDGPTAAQAAA
- a CDS encoding amidohydrolase family protein → MTRRDFIEDAAGAVAGIAFVTCGLQGGAGGAEAQPRRREVVVNGKRVKTVDVHAHCAVPEAMALMGLKVTGAPNLPNVLVMSQAADRLRAMDEQGIDVEALSINPYWYKADRDVARQLITIQNEKLAEACAANPERFVAFATVALQHPDLAAEQLEQGVKKYGLRGAAIGGSVNGEELSDPKYHPFWAKAEQLGVLVFIHPQGTAELNATTRFKGNGLLDNVIGNPLETTIALSHLIFEGTLDRFPGLKICAAHGGGFLPSYAGRSDQGCLTFPDRCTRTLAKKPTEYIRQLYYDNIIFTPEGMRHLVAETGPGQVVMGTDYPYPWTKTSVDLILATPGLSDADRVAMLGGTAAKLLGIKT